GCAGAAATGCCCATCTTCTGCGCCAGGTCCTGCACTTCCCTGTCGGTATGGGGAAGGAATTCATGGAGCGGCGGGTCGAGTGTCCTGATTGTAACAGGGAGCCCCTTCATAACTGTAAACAGACCCACGAAGTCTTTCCGCTGCATGGGAAGCAGCTTTTTCAAGGCCTCTACCCTGCCCGCCCGGTCTTCTGCGAGAATCATCTCGCGGACCGCATCAATCCGGTCGCCCTCGAAGAACATATGTTCGGTGCGGCACAGGCCGATACCTTCAGCGCCGAATGCCACGGCAACCGCAGCCTGATCCGGCTGGTCGGCGTTCGTCCTGATGCCGAGTTTCCTTGCCTCGTCAGCCCACTTCATAAGCAGAGCAAAATCCTGATAAATCTTCGACTGTGCCGGCTTCAGGGTCTTTTCCAGGAGCACACGGAGGATTTCGGACGGTATTGTCTTGATCTGTCCGGCAAATACCTCTCCGGTTGTCCCATCGATAGAGACAAATTCACCTTCCCTGATGGCTTTATCCTTGACGCGGATGACCTTTTTTGCATAATCGATATCGAGTGAGCCGCAGCCGGCAACGCAGACCTTACCCATCTGACGGGCAACGAGCGCAGCGTGGCTCGTCATGCCCCCTCGAGAAGTGAGAATGCCCTGGGCCGCGTTCATACCCCGGATATCCTCCGGTGAGGTGTCGATCCTGACGAGGATCACCTGTTCCTTCCTTGCCGCCCAGGCTTCCGCGTCTTCGGCGCTGAAAACAACCTTACCTGCCGCGGCGCCGGGCCCCGCATTCAACCCTTTGGCCACCATGTCGCCGGCCTTCAATGCCCTCTCTTTTTCTTTGGGGTCAAAAATGGGGCGCAAAAGCTGATTGAGCTGATCGGGCTCCACACGCATAAGCGCCTCTTCTTTGGTAATGAGCTTTTCCTTTACCATGTCCACAGCGATCTTGAAGGCTGCAAAAGCCGTTCTCTTGCCGGTCCTCGTCTGGAGCATCCAGAGTTTTTTGTTCTGAATCGTAAATTCCACGTCCTGCATGTCGCGGTAGCTCTTCTCCAGAATGTTCCTGATCTTGATTACTTCCTTATATATCCCGGGCCAGAGTTCTTCCAGAGACTTAACCGAGGCATCCGTTTTCTGTTTCTTGTTAATGGGGAGGGGCGTCCTGATACCGGCGACTACGTCCTCGCCCTGGGCGTTCACGAGATACTCACCATAGAATTCATTTTCACCGCTCGCAGGGTTACGTGTAAATGCCACGCCCGTGCCGCTTGTCTCACCCATGTTGCCGAAAACCATGCACTGAACATTGACAGCCGTTCCCCAATCGCCTGGGATATTGTTGAGCTCACGGTAGGCGATGGCCCGATCCGTGTTCCACGAGTTAAAAACCGCGCCGATAGCCCCCCAGAGTTGTTCGAAGGGGTCTTCGGGAAAACTTATTTTCAATCTGTCTTTGATGGCCTTCTTGAAGCTCTCCACCAGGTCCTTAAGATCTGCTACGGTCAGTTCCGTATCAAACTTTATGCCTCTCGCCTTCTTCTTCGCATCGATGATCACCTCGAAGGGGTCGTGCTCTTCCTTGCTTTGCGGCTTAAGTCCCAAAACCACATCGCCGTACATCTGGACAAAGCGGCGATAGCAGTCATAAGCGAACCGCTCATTGCCGGAAAGACGCACGAGACCTGCTACGGTCTTTTCATTGAGTCCGAGATTAAGTACCGTGTCCATCATACCGGGCATGCTGACCCGCGCGCCCGAACGCACAGAGAACAGAAGCGGATTCTGGGAATCGCCGAATTTCGAGCCCATGATCTTCTCCGTCTTCTTGAGGTTCTCCAGGACCTGCTCTTTGAGACCCTGAGGGAGCTTCATGCCGCCTTTGTAAAAGAGCGTGCATACCTCAGTCGTAATGGTAAACCCGGGCGGTACGGGGATACCCCGGTTGACCATATCGGCGAGCCCGGCGCCCTTGCCGCCAAGCAGGTTCTTAAGACCCATATTACCCTCTGCCTTGTTGCCCCCGAAAAAATAGACATACTTCGCTTTTCCCATAACAATCCTCCTCATTCGACGCGGATTTTTGAAAAATCGGCAAACGTCAGAAACATATTCTTTATCTTTGCAAGTGCAGCAAGCCTGTTGTTCCTTACGGTCTCGTCCTTGTCCATGACAAAAACCTTATCGAAATAGTTGTCGATGCTCTCTTTAAAACCGACGAGCACTGACAGGGCCTTGGCATACGCGCGCTCTTCAATGAGCTTGATGAAGACCTCGCGGCTCGCTTCGTACAAATTGAACAGGTCCCTCTCTTCATTAAGAGCAAAGATTCGAGTATCCACAGCGGGGTCCGTCTCAATCTGCTTGGTGATATTGTACACACGTCTGAAACCAACCATGAGCCTGTCGAAATCTTCTTTGGACTTTTGCGTTTCGAGGGCGATCAGACGCTCATACCCGTCGTAGATGTCACGTGAGACAAGGTCGAGCACACTCTCCACGTAATCCTGGTCGTGGTTCTCTTCGAGCATCAAGAACTTGAAGCGTGTGACGATAAAATCGAGGATCGCTGCCCTGGTCTCTTCGAAGGGGAGCCTCTTTGGGATCTTCGATCCGCTGTCATACGCAGCTTTCAGCAGGCCCTCAAGGGAAATATGTAGTTTCTTATTAAGCACAATCCGCACGATCCCTAAAGACTGTCTGCGAAGGGCGTAGGGGTCAAGGTTACCTGTGGGCGCAATGTTAACCGAGAAGAAAGACATGATGGAATCGGCCTTGTCGGCGATGCTTAAAATCGCCCCGGCCCACGTTGCAGGCAGCTTGCCGTCTCCGCTTGCAGGCAGATAGTGTTCTTCGATAGCTTCTGCCACGTCTCTGTCTTCGCCTTCTGCAAGCGCGTAGATCCTTCCCATGGTACCCTGTAGCTCAGGGAATTCTCCGACCATATGCGTCGCCAGGTCGGCCTTCATGATTCGTGCTGCGTCAGCGACTTTGGCCCTAAGACCTTGATCGATCATTAAGGCAAGATAATCGCCGATTGCGATCACGCGATCGGTCTTGTCCTTCAGGGTGCCGAGCTTCACGTGAAAAACAATGGAGCTCAACCGCTCGGAGCGGTCGATGAGCCTTAACTTCTTGTCTTCCTCATAGAAGAACCGTGCATCGGCCAGGCGCGCCTTGAGCACCTTCTCGTTGCCATGCACCACGTTCTTGTCCTCTTTGGGGATCGTATTGGCGAAAAATATAAAGCACGGTTTGAGACCGTCTTTATCGTCTTCCACGGGGATATAGCGCTGATGACTCTTCATCACGTTCACCAGAACTTCTTTCGGGAGATTCAGGTAGGCCTCTTCGAAGGTGCCAAGAAGCGGGTAGGGATACTCTGTGATATAGATGATCTCCTGGATCAATTCCTCGTCGCCCACTGCATGGCCCTTGACCTCGTCTTCAATGCGCTTGACACCGGCCTTAACCGTGGTAAGCCGCTCGGCCTCGTCGATGATGACGTAGTGCTTCCGGAGCGTATCCATATATACCGAGGCGTCGCTCACAACCACGCTTCCTGTGGACAGAAACCGGTGGCAGCGTGTGGTGTTGCCGCTTGTCACATCGGCAACCGAAAATTCCACGGGTTCGTCACCTAAAAGACAGAGAACCCATTGAATGGGCCTCGCGTATTCGAAAGTTTCGGCACCCCAGCGCATCTTTTTCTGAAAGGGAACCCGGGCAATAACATCCGGGAGAATCGCCGCGAGAATCGTTTTCGTGTCTTCGCCCTTCTCGAATTTTTCTACAGTGACAAATTCGACGCCATCCTTTACGCCCTTTTTTACGGCATCAGGCTCAACGCCCTGTGATTTTGCAAATCCGAGCGCAGCCTTGGTGGGCTTGCCTGATTCGTCGTAAGCCCGGTTCCAGGGGGGGC
This genomic window from Syntrophorhabdaceae bacterium contains:
- the ppdK gene encoding pyruvate, phosphate dikinase, translated to MGKAKYVYFFGGNKAEGNMGLKNLLGGKGAGLADMVNRGIPVPPGFTITTEVCTLFYKGGMKLPQGLKEQVLENLKKTEKIMGSKFGDSQNPLLFSVRSGARVSMPGMMDTVLNLGLNEKTVAGLVRLSGNERFAYDCYRRFVQMYGDVVLGLKPQSKEEHDPFEVIIDAKKKARGIKFDTELTVADLKDLVESFKKAIKDRLKISFPEDPFEQLWGAIGAVFNSWNTDRAIAYRELNNIPGDWGTAVNVQCMVFGNMGETSGTGVAFTRNPASGENEFYGEYLVNAQGEDVVAGIRTPLPINKKQKTDASVKSLEELWPGIYKEVIKIRNILEKSYRDMQDVEFTIQNKKLWMLQTRTGKRTAFAAFKIAVDMVKEKLITKEEALMRVEPDQLNQLLRPIFDPKEKERALKAGDMVAKGLNAGPGAAAGKVVFSAEDAEAWAARKEQVILVRIDTSPEDIRGMNAAQGILTSRGGMTSHAALVARQMGKVCVAGCGSLDIDYAKKVIRVKDKAIREGEFVSIDGTTGEVFAGQIKTIPSEILRVLLEKTLKPAQSKIYQDFALLMKWADEARKLGIRTNADQPDQAAVAVAFGAEGIGLCRTEHMFFEGDRIDAVREMILAEDRAGRVEALKKLLPMQRKDFVGLFTVMKGLPVTIRTLDPPLHEFLPHTDREVQDLAQKMGISAEKVQLKIDSLHEANPMLGHRGCRLGIVFPEITEMQARAIFEAACEVKKKGINVKPEVMIPLVGNVKELTLQKEVVVKVAEEVFKINKTKIEYMVGTMIEIPRAAITADEIATEAEFFSFGTNDLTQTTLGMSRDDAGKFLVPYVEKEIYTFDPFQRIDEGGVGKLMKMGVDLGRGTRKNLKCGICGEHGGEPNSVEFCHKVGLNYVSCSPYRVTIAKLAAARAAIKDKPAKKAQAKKK
- the glyS gene encoding glycine--tRNA ligase subunit beta → MRTLLLEIGTEEIPARFLAPAKEGFKKLLEEALVRSRIVHGEITVKATPRRMAAMVHDVAEKQEETTIIKYGPPWNRAYDESGKPTKAALGFAKSQGVEPDAVKKGVKDGVEFVTVEKFEKGEDTKTILAAILPDVIARVPFQKKMRWGAETFEYARPIQWVLCLLGDEPVEFSVADVTSGNTTRCHRFLSTGSVVVSDASVYMDTLRKHYVIIDEAERLTTVKAGVKRIEDEVKGHAVGDEELIQEIIYITEYPYPLLGTFEEAYLNLPKEVLVNVMKSHQRYIPVEDDKDGLKPCFIFFANTIPKEDKNVVHGNEKVLKARLADARFFYEEDKKLRLIDRSERLSSIVFHVKLGTLKDKTDRVIAIGDYLALMIDQGLRAKVADAARIMKADLATHMVGEFPELQGTMGRIYALAEGEDRDVAEAIEEHYLPASGDGKLPATWAGAILSIADKADSIMSFFSVNIAPTGNLDPYALRRQSLGIVRIVLNKKLHISLEGLLKAAYDSGSKIPKRLPFEETRAAILDFIVTRFKFLMLEENHDQDYVESVLDLVSRDIYDGYERLIALETQKSKEDFDRLMVGFRRVYNITKQIETDPAVDTRIFALNEERDLFNLYEASREVFIKLIEERAYAKALSVLVGFKESIDNYFDKVFVMDKDETVRNNRLAALAKIKNMFLTFADFSKIRVE